Proteins from one Deinococcus sp. AB2017081 genomic window:
- a CDS encoding carboxypeptidase M32 — MTPTAMEELRRRLAQVSDLDAAGSLLSWEQETMMPPEAARVRGLQLATLAGLAHELFTDARTGDLLDAARPADDTEEAIVRVARRDHGKATRLPTTFVEERTRAQNEAHHAWIEARTSSDFGAFAPHLSTMMDLARREADLLGYEDHPYDALLDTYEPGMRASQVRAVFDDLRDRTLPLLRRITAAGDAADYSVLTRSFPYDAQKAFAWDVAGRAFGLSGDFARQDESAHPFQSNFSRSDLRITTRVQDYWPTCCFGTWHETGHAMYERGVSERWERTPVSRGASLGVHESQSRMFENLLGRSLPFWERYFPELQKVAPEVTDGLDAAALYRAVNRVQPSLIRVEADEVTYNFHTLLRFELELGLLEGTLSVKELPEAWNAKMKEYLGLDVPDDAQGVLQDIHWSAGLIGYFPTYTLGNLLSVQLLEAAQRDPAVAAGVANAEYGPLLAWLVTNVHQHGRSLTPGELTEQATGRPLTADPYVAYLHTKYGDIYELN; from the coding sequence ATGACCCCCACTGCTATGGAGGAGCTGCGCCGCCGGCTGGCGCAGGTCAGTGATCTGGACGCCGCAGGCAGCCTGCTCTCCTGGGAGCAGGAGACGATGATGCCCCCCGAGGCCGCCCGCGTGCGTGGTCTGCAGCTCGCCACCCTGGCTGGTCTGGCCCACGAGCTGTTCACGGACGCCCGCACCGGTGATCTGCTGGACGCCGCCCGTCCGGCCGATGACACCGAGGAGGCCATCGTGCGCGTGGCCCGGCGCGACCATGGCAAGGCCACGCGGCTCCCCACCACCTTCGTCGAGGAGAGGACGCGGGCACAGAACGAGGCACACCACGCGTGGATCGAGGCCCGAACGTCCAGCGACTTCGGGGCCTTCGCTCCGCACCTGAGCACCATGATGGATCTCGCCCGGCGCGAGGCCGACCTGCTGGGTTACGAGGATCACCCCTACGACGCCCTGCTCGACACCTACGAGCCCGGCATGCGGGCGTCGCAGGTGCGGGCCGTGTTCGATGACCTGCGCGACCGCACGCTGCCCCTGCTGCGGCGCATCACGGCTGCCGGGGACGCGGCCGACTACTCGGTGCTCACACGCTCCTTCCCGTATGACGCCCAGAAGGCCTTCGCGTGGGACGTGGCGGGCCGCGCCTTCGGGCTGAGCGGTGACTTCGCCCGGCAGGACGAGAGTGCGCATCCGTTCCAGTCGAACTTCAGCCGCAGCGACCTGCGGATCACGACCCGCGTGCAGGACTACTGGCCCACGTGCTGCTTCGGGACATGGCACGAGACCGGGCACGCCATGTACGAGCGCGGCGTCTCCGAGCGCTGGGAGCGCACCCCGGTGTCACGCGGCGCGAGTCTGGGCGTCCACGAGAGCCAGTCGCGGATGTTCGAGAACCTGCTGGGCCGCAGCCTGCCGTTCTGGGAACGCTATTTCCCGGAACTCCAGAAGGTCGCGCCGGAGGTCACCGACGGGCTGGACGCCGCCGCGCTGTACCGCGCCGTGAACCGCGTGCAGCCCAGCCTGATCCGCGTCGAGGCCGACGAGGTCACGTACAACTTCCACACGCTGCTGCGCTTCGAGCTGGAGCTGGGGCTGCTGGAGGGCACGTTGAGTGTGAAGGAGCTCCCGGAGGCATGGAACGCCAAGATGAAGGAGTACCTGGGCCTGGACGTCCCTGACGACGCCCAGGGGGTGTTGCAGGACATCCACTGGTCGGCTGGGCTGATCGGCTACTTCCCCACCTACACGCTGGGCAACCTGCTGAGCGTGCAGCTCCTGGAGGCCGCACAGCGCGATCCGGCGGTCGCGGCGGGCGTGGCGAACGCCGAGTACGGCCCGCTGCTGGCGTGGCTGGTCACCAACGTCCACCAGCACGGCCGCAGCCTGACCCCCGGTGAGCTGACCGAGCAGGCCACCGGCCGCCCCCTGACGGCCGATCCCTACGTGGCGTACCTGCACACGAAATACGGGGACATCTACGAGCTGAACTGA
- a CDS encoding helix-turn-helix domain-containing protein, with protein sequence MKLHERLRELRSERGLRLKDVAETAGISVPYLSDLERGRTNPSLETLQTLAGAYVITVHDLLEGVEFYGASTEGALPKGLADLVADATLGPQITPDWVRTLSRIELRGKRPRDKQDWYEIYLHLKRILN encoded by the coding sequence ATGAAATTGCACGAACGACTCCGCGAGCTCCGTAGCGAACGCGGGCTGCGGCTCAAAGACGTCGCCGAGACCGCCGGGATCAGCGTCCCGTACCTCAGCGACCTCGAACGTGGCCGCACCAACCCGAGCCTGGAGACCCTCCAGACCCTGGCCGGGGCCTACGTCATCACGGTGCACGACCTGCTCGAGGGCGTCGAGTTCTACGGTGCCAGCACCGAGGGCGCGCTCCCCAAGGGCCTCGCGGATCTGGTGGCCGACGCCACCCTGGGGCCGCAGATCACGCCCGACTGGGTACGGACCCTGTCCCGCATCGAACTGCGTGGCAAGCGCCCGCGGGACAAGCAGGACTGGTACGAGATCTACCTGCACCTCAAGCGCATCCTGAACTGA
- the tig gene encoding trigger factor — MAELMSRDGNKVEFKVSVPAAEVNRAYDQVWAGLSRDVRVPGFRPGKAPRKVIESRVGKGYVEQEVRDRLLQTHYTQAARELKLSLVDATIDPQPLASGQAFEFKVTGETYPEVKLGDWKGAELTSAAPEITDEVLERTLSDLQERNATFDSVDRPIEASDQVTIEEQGEDGGTYPVYLDVAEEHVREALLGKSKGDTVEITVPAHQHGDHEHPAHTVTVTVLDVKTKQLQELGDDFAKTLNFESMERLRTDLKDELLRRATQEGDSARREEFITHLVEGMQVTIPQALLDRRREAMLEEIQDDLGRQGVKWGEYEAFMKEQNKLDDFMADLSKNAESRVKRDLALEQLAEDLKVQVSDAEFNQTMTMLAQANNLTPQALQKQLGPNGINSYYTSLVRERGLQQALSQLGKGSEAPAEDAQPESTAEAAEDTKTEE, encoded by the coding sequence GTGGCAGAGCTGATGAGCAGGGATGGCAACAAGGTGGAATTCAAGGTCTCGGTGCCCGCCGCCGAGGTGAACCGCGCCTACGATCAGGTGTGGGCGGGGCTCTCGCGCGACGTGCGGGTTCCCGGCTTCCGCCCCGGCAAGGCACCCCGCAAGGTCATCGAGAGCCGCGTCGGGAAGGGCTACGTCGAGCAGGAAGTCCGGGATCGCCTGCTCCAGACCCACTACACCCAGGCAGCACGCGAACTGAAGCTCAGCCTGGTGGACGCCACCATCGATCCGCAGCCCCTGGCGAGCGGTCAGGCCTTCGAGTTCAAGGTGACCGGCGAGACCTACCCGGAAGTGAAGCTCGGCGACTGGAAGGGGGCCGAACTGACCAGCGCGGCACCCGAGATCACCGATGAGGTGCTGGAGCGCACCCTGAGCGACCTGCAGGAGCGCAACGCCACCTTCGACAGCGTCGATCGGCCCATCGAGGCGTCGGATCAGGTGACCATCGAGGAGCAGGGCGAGGACGGCGGCACGTACCCCGTGTACCTCGACGTGGCCGAGGAACACGTCCGCGAGGCGCTGCTGGGCAAGAGCAAGGGCGACACTGTGGAGATCACCGTGCCGGCCCACCAGCACGGCGACCACGAGCACCCGGCGCACACGGTGACCGTGACGGTGCTGGACGTGAAGACCAAGCAGCTTCAGGAACTCGGTGACGACTTCGCCAAGACGCTGAACTTCGAGTCCATGGAACGCCTGCGCACGGATCTGAAGGACGAACTGCTGCGCCGCGCCACCCAGGAGGGCGACAGCGCCCGCCGCGAGGAGTTCATCACCCACCTCGTCGAGGGCATGCAGGTCACGATCCCGCAGGCGCTGCTCGACCGCCGCCGCGAGGCGATGCTGGAAGAGATCCAGGACGACTTGGGCCGCCAGGGCGTCAAGTGGGGCGAGTACGAGGCCTTCATGAAGGAGCAGAACAAGCTCGACGACTTCATGGCCGACCTCTCGAAGAATGCCGAGTCCCGCGTCAAGCGTGATCTGGCCCTGGAGCAGCTCGCCGAAGACCTGAAGGTGCAGGTCAGCGACGCCGAGTTCAACCAGACCATGACCATGCTGGCCCAGGCGAACAACCTGACGCCCCAGGCGCTCCAGAAGCAGCTGGGGCCCAACGGCATCAACTCCTACTACACCAGCCTGGTGCGCGAGCGCGGTCTCCAGCAGGCCCTGTCGCAGCTCGGCAAGGGCAGCGAGGCGCCGGCGGAAGACGCCCAGCCCGAGTCCACTGCTGAAGCCGCCGAAGACACCAAGACCGAAGAGTAA
- a CDS encoding GntR family transcriptional regulator, with protein MTSPSATLAYQQLRESILGVDLLPGEVLTEARLGERLQTSRTTVRGALARLENEGLIRKTGRSFIVAPIDLREIEEAFAFRSVLEVGALRLAFPTVTPERLAWVRDRASEFGDDTSIGDHMDRATRFHVDLAGLSGNRLIVRSLEDVLLRLARARWLEARGDGGLARSHADHLHLLDLVAARQEDAAATHLHAHIQRSCSRLVQALRDDRRGLGLRGLAVHT; from the coding sequence ATGACCAGTCCGTCCGCCACGCTCGCGTACCAGCAGCTCCGGGAGAGCATCCTGGGGGTCGATCTGCTCCCCGGCGAGGTGCTGACCGAGGCCCGCCTGGGCGAGCGGCTCCAGACCTCCCGGACGACGGTGCGCGGTGCCCTGGCCCGCCTGGAGAACGAGGGCCTGATCCGCAAGACCGGCCGCAGCTTCATCGTCGCGCCGATCGACCTGCGCGAGATCGAGGAGGCCTTCGCGTTCCGCAGTGTGCTGGAGGTCGGAGCGCTGCGGCTGGCCTTTCCCACCGTGACCCCGGAGCGGCTGGCGTGGGTGCGTGACCGGGCCAGCGAGTTCGGCGACGACACCAGCATCGGGGATCACATGGATCGGGCCACACGCTTCCACGTGGATCTCGCGGGACTGTCCGGCAACCGCCTGATCGTCCGGTCGCTGGAGGACGTGCTGCTGCGGCTGGCCCGCGCCCGCTGGCTGGAGGCGCGGGGCGACGGTGGGCTGGCCCGCTCGCATGCCGACCACCTCCACCTCCTTGACTTGGTCGCCGCTCGCCAGGAGGACGCGGCGGCCACGCACCTCCACGCCCACATCCAGCGCTCGTGCTCGCGGCTTGTCCAGGCGCTGCGCGACGACCGGCGTGGCCTGGGCCTGCGCGGCCTGGCCGTGCACACCTGA
- the leuC gene encoding 3-isopropylmalate dehydratase large subunit, producing the protein MTQPQTMIEKIWNEHVVRTAPGQPDLLYIDLHLVHEVTSPQAFEGLRLAGRRVRRPDRTIATMDHNVPTERIHRPLSELEDRVSAAQLQALEENCAEFGVELHRMGSAGQGIVHVIGPELGITQPGMTIVCGDSHTATHGAFGALAFGIGTSEVEHVLATQTLPQRRPKTMAITVEGPLPAGVGAKDLILGILKRIGTDGGTGHIIEYRGEAVRSLSMEGRMTVCNMSIEGGARAGLIAPDDTTFEYLRGRPGAPQGEAWEQAVAHWRTLTTDEGATFDRELTFQASDFRPYVTWGTTPGQVVGLDDVVPEPATDSQQRALQYMALEPGQRMRDIQVDTVFIGSCTNSRIEDLRVAAEVLRGRTVRPGLRALVVPGSMAVRAQAEQEGLDRVFLDAGFEWRAAGCSMCLGMNPDILQPGERCASTSNRNFEGRQGKGGRTHLVSPAVAAATAVLGTLAMPADLSATATTGSRA; encoded by the coding sequence ATGACCCAGCCCCAGACCATGATCGAGAAGATCTGGAACGAGCACGTCGTCCGCACCGCGCCCGGACAGCCGGATCTGCTGTACATCGACCTGCACCTTGTCCACGAGGTCACGTCCCCACAGGCCTTCGAGGGTCTGCGCCTGGCCGGCCGCCGGGTGCGCCGCCCCGACCGGACGATCGCCACCATGGATCACAACGTGCCCACCGAGCGCATCCACCGGCCGCTGTCGGAGCTCGAAGACCGCGTGTCGGCCGCGCAGCTCCAGGCGCTGGAGGAGAACTGTGCGGAGTTCGGCGTCGAGCTGCACCGCATGGGCAGCGCGGGGCAGGGCATCGTCCACGTGATCGGGCCAGAGCTGGGAATCACGCAGCCGGGCATGACCATCGTGTGCGGTGACTCGCACACCGCCACGCACGGGGCCTTCGGGGCGCTGGCCTTCGGGATCGGCACCAGCGAGGTCGAGCACGTCCTGGCGACCCAGACCCTGCCGCAGCGCCGCCCGAAGACCATGGCGATCACCGTGGAGGGGCCGCTGCCCGCCGGGGTCGGGGCCAAGGATCTGATCCTGGGCATCCTGAAGCGCATCGGCACCGACGGTGGCACCGGGCACATCATCGAGTACCGGGGCGAGGCTGTGCGCTCGCTGAGCATGGAGGGCCGCATGACCGTGTGCAACATGTCCATCGAGGGCGGTGCCCGCGCGGGCCTGATCGCCCCAGACGACACGACCTTCGAGTACCTGCGCGGCCGGCCCGGTGCCCCCCAGGGCGAGGCGTGGGAGCAGGCGGTGGCGCACTGGCGCACCCTGACCACCGACGAGGGCGCGACCTTCGACCGGGAACTGACCTTCCAGGCCTCGGACTTCCGGCCGTACGTGACGTGGGGCACCACGCCCGGGCAGGTGGTCGGCCTGGACGACGTGGTGCCGGAACCGGCCACCGACAGCCAGCAACGTGCCCTGCAGTACATGGCCCTGGAGCCCGGACAGCGCATGCGCGACATCCAGGTCGATACCGTGTTCATCGGGTCGTGCACGAACTCGCGCATCGAGGATCTGCGGGTCGCCGCCGAGGTGCTGCGGGGCCGCACGGTGCGCCCTGGCCTGCGGGCGCTGGTCGTGCCGGGTTCCATGGCCGTGCGCGCCCAGGCCGAGCAGGAGGGCCTTGACCGGGTGTTCCTCGATGCCGGCTTCGAGTGGCGGGCGGCGGGGTGTTCGATGTGCCTGGGGATGAACCCGGACATTCTGCAACCCGGTGAGCGCTGTGCCAGCACCAGCAACCGCAACTTCGAGGGCCGGCAGGGCAAGGGTGGCCGGACGCATCTGGTCAGTCCAGCGGTGGCCGCCGCGACGGCTGTGCTGGGCACCCTGGCGATGCCGGCCGACCTGAGCGCCACCGCGACCACCGGGAGCCGCGCATGA
- the leuD gene encoding 3-isopropylmalate dehydratase small subunit, with product MKAVQTVQGRAVPLWRADIDTDQIVPSEALKNIGRTGFGRYLFGEWRDDPDFVLNQPQHAGARILIAGPNFGCGSSREHAPWALQDYGFDAIIAPSFADIFKNNCTKVGLLTVELPEADVQRLAGAIEQEPDTALTIDLVTRTFSGAGLERPFPVDDFTRERLLGGLDDIAMTLAHEDDIAAYEARRDSPRP from the coding sequence ATGAAGGCGGTGCAGACAGTGCAGGGGCGCGCGGTGCCGCTGTGGCGTGCCGACATCGACACCGACCAGATCGTGCCCAGTGAGGCGCTGAAGAACATCGGGCGCACGGGCTTCGGCCGCTACCTGTTCGGTGAGTGGCGCGACGACCCGGACTTCGTGCTGAACCAGCCCCAGCACGCGGGGGCGCGCATCCTGATCGCCGGCCCGAACTTCGGCTGCGGCTCCAGCCGTGAGCACGCTCCGTGGGCACTGCAGGACTACGGCTTCGACGCGATCATCGCGCCGTCGTTCGCGGACATCTTCAAGAACAACTGCACCAAGGTGGGCCTGCTGACCGTGGAACTGCCCGAGGCTGATGTCCAGCGCCTCGCCGGGGCGATCGAGCAGGAACCGGATACGGCGCTGACCATCGATCTCGTGACCCGCACCTTCAGTGGCGCGGGCCTGGAGCGGCCGTTCCCGGTGGACGACTTCACCCGAGAGCGCCTGCTGGGGGGGCTGGACGACATCGCCATGACGCTGGCGCACGAGGACGACATCGCTGCCTACGAGGCCCGGCGGGATTCACCCCGACCGTGA
- a CDS encoding citrate synthase, giving the protein MTDDTSISSGHEIADQTRFLRSHSGDGAFLSAAVATARLGVKAATLYAYVSRGLIRSEAGPPGTRERRYHAGDVQALVARQGARRDPDAAVHDAVGGALDWGTPVLDSALTRIADGRLVYRGHDAVLLAGTSSVEAVAALLWTDDVDAWIQLPLRARLDLGRPPAAQTGVEFLAHALVTAGAQDPTALDTRPHAGPVKAARVLNLLYAALERWHGVPPAPDLPLHGRLARAWGVPGHADLLRRALVLLADHELNVSTFTARVAASGGASLHHVTLAALAALQGPRHGLAALDAADLLEVTTRDGAPAALRDATRRHGHPPGFGHRLYPDGDPRAAAVLAALDVTHGDTPSLQAARHLCEVMLRDTGERPNVDLALATLVRGLGQPPEAAVTLFALARAVGWLAHALETLGSGRLIRPRARYVGK; this is encoded by the coding sequence ATGACAGACGACACTTCCATCTCCAGCGGCCATGAGATCGCAGATCAGACGAGGTTCCTGAGGAGCCACAGCGGGGACGGGGCATTTCTGAGTGCTGCGGTCGCCACCGCTCGGCTGGGCGTCAAGGCCGCGACGCTGTATGCGTATGTCTCGCGGGGGCTGATCCGGTCGGAGGCCGGCCCGCCCGGTACCCGTGAGCGGCGCTATCACGCGGGCGACGTGCAGGCACTGGTGGCCCGCCAGGGGGCCCGCCGGGATCCCGACGCTGCCGTCCATGACGCTGTGGGTGGAGCGCTGGACTGGGGAACACCGGTGCTGGACAGTGCCCTGACCCGGATCGCGGATGGACGTCTGGTGTACCGGGGACATGACGCCGTGCTGCTGGCCGGGACGAGCAGCGTCGAGGCCGTCGCCGCTCTGCTGTGGACAGACGATGTGGACGCGTGGATCCAGCTGCCCCTGCGTGCCCGCCTCGACCTGGGACGTCCTCCAGCGGCGCAGACCGGTGTGGAGTTCCTGGCACACGCGCTGGTCACTGCGGGTGCACAGGATCCGACCGCGCTGGATACGCGCCCACACGCGGGGCCGGTCAAGGCGGCCCGAGTGCTGAACCTGCTGTATGCCGCACTGGAGCGCTGGCACGGCGTTCCCCCGGCACCGGATCTGCCCCTGCATGGTCGCCTGGCCCGGGCGTGGGGCGTCCCCGGACACGCCGACCTGCTGCGCCGCGCCCTGGTGCTGCTGGCAGACCACGAACTGAACGTCAGCACCTTCACGGCGCGTGTGGCGGCCAGCGGCGGCGCCAGCCTGCACCACGTCACCCTGGCGGCCCTGGCGGCCCTGCAGGGGCCGAGGCATGGCCTGGCTGCCCTGGACGCCGCCGACCTGCTGGAGGTCACGACCCGTGACGGTGCCCCGGCCGCCCTGCGGGACGCCACCCGCCGCCACGGACACCCGCCGGGCTTCGGGCACCGCCTGTATCCCGACGGCGATCCGCGTGCGGCAGCGGTGCTGGCGGCACTGGACGTGACCCATGGGGACACTCCTTCCCTGCAGGCGGCCCGGCACCTGTGCGAGGTCATGCTCCGGGACACCGGGGAACGCCCGAACGTGGATCTTGCCCTGGCCACCCTGGTGCGGGGACTGGGGCAGCCGCCCGAGGCTGCCGTGACGCTGTTCGCGCTGGCGCGGGCGGTCGGCTGGCTGGCCCACGCGCTGGAGACGCTGGGCAGTGGCCGCCTGATCCGGCCACGGGCACGGTACGTGGGGAAGTGA
- a CDS encoding MFS transporter, whose translation MTTAPSVSVPSTVQAEAARRAVGAIFLVNGMVFASWAVNIPSVRDRLGLDEAQIGLALLAAGIGGVLSMSLVGRWTTRWGSAAVTRVSTILFLTSLLLPILAGNLWGLILGLAVLGAANGVMDVAMNAQGVTVERALGRPIISRLHAYFSLGGLIGAALGTVLIGRVPMLTHALIVVAGTVLAGLYALRFLIADPPEPTTPEGSTPAAPVSVFSVAVLLLGAMCFLGMLAEAANYDWTALYFSDVLGLTGGAAGIGYTAFVTTMTAGRWFGDVGRARLGDERIVRLGALITAVGLALALLWRDPVPATLGFALSGLGLSNVVPVMYGTAGHALAGRGIALVAAIGYGGFLLGPPVIGFVARHLGLPAALGIALAGAALIAVVGGRAFALVRGVDDQGGSADERRPAGAKS comes from the coding sequence ATGACCACCGCGCCGTCCGTTTCCGTCCCTTCCACCGTGCAGGCCGAGGCTGCCCGCCGTGCAGTGGGGGCCATCTTCCTGGTCAACGGCATGGTCTTCGCGTCGTGGGCGGTAAATATTCCCAGCGTGCGCGACAGACTGGGCCTGGATGAGGCGCAGATCGGACTGGCACTGCTGGCCGCCGGGATCGGTGGGGTGCTCAGCATGAGCCTGGTCGGCCGCTGGACGACCCGCTGGGGCAGCGCCGCCGTCACGCGCGTCTCGACCATCCTGTTCCTGACCTCGCTGCTGCTGCCCATCCTGGCCGGCAACCTGTGGGGCCTGATCCTGGGTCTGGCCGTACTGGGGGCCGCCAACGGCGTGATGGACGTCGCCATGAACGCCCAGGGCGTCACGGTCGAGCGGGCGCTGGGCCGGCCGATCATCAGCCGGCTGCACGCCTACTTCAGCCTGGGGGGATTGATCGGGGCGGCGCTGGGCACCGTGCTGATCGGCCGCGTGCCCATGCTGACGCACGCGCTGATCGTCGTGGCCGGCACCGTGCTGGCCGGTCTGTACGCCCTGCGCTTCCTGATCGCGGATCCGCCGGAGCCCACCACGCCAGAGGGCAGCACGCCCGCCGCGCCGGTCTCGGTGTTCAGCGTGGCGGTGCTGCTGCTGGGGGCCATGTGCTTTCTGGGTATGCTCGCCGAGGCGGCCAACTACGACTGGACGGCCCTGTATTTCAGCGATGTCCTGGGTCTGACCGGCGGCGCGGCCGGGATCGGGTACACGGCCTTCGTGACCACCATGACCGCTGGCCGCTGGTTCGGCGATGTGGGCCGTGCCCGCCTGGGCGACGAGCGCATTGTCCGGCTGGGAGCATTGATCACAGCTGTCGGCCTTGCCCTGGCGCTGCTGTGGCGCGACCCCGTGCCAGCCACGCTGGGCTTTGCCCTGTCGGGCCTGGGCCTGAGCAACGTGGTGCCCGTCATGTACGGCACGGCCGGGCATGCGCTGGCCGGGCGGGGCATTGCGCTGGTCGCGGCGATCGGTTACGGCGGCTTCCTGCTGGGTCCCCCCGTGATCGGGTTCGTGGCCCGGCACCTGGGCCTGCCCGCCGCTCTGGGCATCGCGCTGGCCGGCGCCGCCCTGATCGCCGTCGTGGGCGGCCGGGCGTTCGCCCTGGTCCGGGGAGTGGATGACCAGGGAGGTTCAGCGGACGAGCGCCGGCCCGCAGGTGCCAAGAGCTGA
- a CDS encoding LacI family DNA-binding transcriptional regulator, whose protein sequence is MPPAKPSAASAARGGRITLREVAQALDVSVATVSNAYNRPDQLSRELRERILDTARSLGYRGPDPLARSLRRGRTGVIGVVYDAPLEYAFADPAAAMFLGSVAHALQEHALNLLLLASPEDVSPVSSASVDGFIVYCAAEGSDLLTAVMDRGLPTVLVDQYPHPPAVQIGIDDAGGAREAAAHLQALGHRHVGVLCLELGPDAPGGPVSVPREQVIGYRTSAERLAGYRAGAPQATIYPSEVAQNTPDEGEHRAVELLTAHPAVTALLCMSDVIAQGALRGAHRLGLSVPDDLSIIGYDDLPSSAALGLSTVWQPTADKGRHVGETLLALLAGRAATNVTLPTRLVVRESTARPRP, encoded by the coding sequence ATGCCTCCCGCCAAGCCGTCCGCTGCGTCTGCCGCTCGCGGTGGCCGGATCACCCTGCGCGAGGTCGCCCAGGCGCTCGACGTGTCGGTGGCGACCGTCAGCAATGCGTACAACCGCCCGGATCAGCTGTCGCGGGAACTGCGCGAACGCATCCTGGACACGGCCCGCAGCCTGGGCTACCGGGGCCCCGACCCCCTGGCCCGCAGCCTGCGCCGGGGCCGCACCGGCGTGATCGGTGTGGTGTACGATGCGCCGCTGGAATACGCCTTTGCCGACCCGGCCGCCGCCATGTTCCTGGGCAGTGTGGCGCACGCCCTCCAGGAACACGCCCTGAACCTGCTGCTGCTCGCCAGCCCCGAGGACGTCTCGCCGGTCAGCAGCGCCAGCGTGGACGGGTTCATCGTGTACTGCGCCGCCGAGGGCAGCGACCTGCTCACGGCGGTCATGGATCGCGGCCTGCCCACCGTGCTGGTCGACCAGTACCCACACCCACCTGCGGTGCAGATCGGGATTGACGATGCCGGCGGTGCCCGCGAGGCTGCCGCGCACCTACAGGCCCTCGGTCACCGGCACGTGGGTGTGCTGTGCCTGGAACTCGGCCCGGACGCCCCTGGCGGCCCGGTCAGCGTGCCGCGCGAGCAGGTGATCGGCTACCGCACCAGCGCTGAGCGTCTGGCCGGCTACCGGGCCGGTGCCCCGCAGGCCACGATCTACCCCTCGGAGGTCGCCCAGAACACCCCGGACGAGGGAGAACACCGCGCCGTGGAACTGCTGACCGCCCATCCCGCCGTCACAGCCCTGCTGTGCATGAGCGACGTGATCGCGCAGGGAGCGCTGCGGGGTGCCCACCGCCTGGGGCTGAGCGTGCCGGACGACCTGAGCATCATCGGCTACGACGACCTGCCCAGCAGCGCGGCCCTAGGGCTGAGCACCGTGTGGCAGCCCACCGCCGACAAGGGCCGCCACGTGGGCGAGACGCTGCTGGCCCTGCTGGCCGGACGTGCAGCGACCAATGTGACCCTGCCGACTCGGCTGGTGGTGCGGGAAAGTACGGCGCGACCCCGGCCTTGA
- a CDS encoding MerR family transcriptional regulator: protein MRDLIPSSRFAQLSRLSRKALRLYAEQGLLRPVHIDPGSGYHTYSLSQLEDARRISDLRALGMPLAAIRDALRVWNTPALGLHLAAHRDALHAQAQQVQAALEGLDALIARPAQPYAVQTKTVAPQRYLGTRGWCAPDSACALIAQAQARLEEARHRHLLDRGGAALAIYHDEREDAWDIEVCLPLGDGWPVDAWPGGIYHAELPGGEVAYTVHTGDCGGNHGMQGAYTALWHWLTQQGREPLGGPHEVYLFDETNTADPADYRTEVAWRLRP, encoded by the coding sequence GTGCGTGACTTGATTCCCAGCAGCCGCTTTGCCCAGCTCTCCCGTCTGTCGCGCAAGGCCCTGCGACTGTACGCCGAGCAGGGGCTGCTGAGGCCCGTGCACATCGACCCGGGCAGCGGCTACCACACCTATAGCCTGAGTCAGCTGGAGGACGCCCGCCGGATCAGCGATCTGCGTGCCCTGGGCATGCCGCTGGCGGCCATCCGGGACGCCCTGCGGGTGTGGAACACGCCGGCGCTCGGGCTGCATCTGGCCGCACACCGCGACGCCCTGCACGCCCAGGCGCAGCAGGTGCAGGCGGCGCTGGAGGGTCTGGACGCCCTGATCGCCCGCCCGGCGCAGCCCTACGCCGTGCAGACCAAGACGGTGGCCCCACAGCGGTACCTGGGCACGCGCGGCTGGTGTGCTCCGGACTCGGCCTGCGCGCTCATCGCCCAGGCGCAGGCCCGGCTGGAGGAGGCCCGGCACCGACACCTGCTGGATCGTGGCGGCGCGGCCCTGGCCATCTACCACGACGAGCGCGAGGACGCCTGGGACATCGAGGTCTGTCTGCCGCTGGGCGACGGGTGGCCGGTGGACGCCTGGCCGGGCGGCATCTACCACGCCGAACTGCCGGGCGGCGAGGTGGCCTACACCGTGCACACCGGCGACTGCGGCGGCAACCACGGGATGCAGGGCGCGTACACGGCCCTGTGGCACTGGCTGACCCAGCAGGGTCGTGAACCACTGGGTGGCCCCCACGAGGTCTATCTCTTCGACGAGACAAACACCGCCGATCCGGCGGATTACCGCACCGAAGTGGCCTGGCGGCTGCGGCCCTGA